A single genomic interval of Granulicella tundricola MP5ACTX9 harbors:
- a CDS encoding alkene reductase, which translates to MSNEAKQKLFTPIELASFQLKHRVVMAPLTRSRSDEPGDIPGALMAEYYAQRASDGGFIISEATNISIAGRGWYGAPGLYNDQQVEGWKKVVDAVHAKGGHIFAQLWHTGRSSNSLVTEGAIPVSASVDPEYWLDPAPTVSTANGWVTHSPHRALEVPEIKAIVEDYRKAAERAKAAGFDGVELHGANGYLPDQFLQDVSNKRTDEYGGSFENRSRLLLEIVEAMISVWGPNRAAVRIGPGGTWNHMSDSNPTALFAYLAEQLNRFDLAYLHIIEPRVKGNIVVDEGQEPIASQQLRKIFKGKIIAAGGFEPETAEAIVESGDADLVAFGRHFVSNPDLPKRIANHLPLNDYDRSTFYTFEAKGYTDYPFYEKAAK; encoded by the coding sequence ATGTCGAACGAAGCTAAACAGAAGCTCTTCACCCCGATTGAACTTGCATCGTTCCAACTGAAGCATCGCGTTGTCATGGCGCCTCTCACCCGCTCAAGGTCGGACGAACCCGGAGACATCCCCGGCGCGCTCATGGCGGAGTACTACGCCCAGCGAGCCTCGGACGGTGGCTTCATCATCTCCGAAGCCACCAACATCTCTATCGCAGGCCGCGGCTGGTACGGTGCCCCCGGCCTCTACAACGATCAGCAGGTAGAAGGCTGGAAGAAGGTCGTCGACGCCGTCCACGCCAAGGGTGGCCACATCTTCGCGCAGCTTTGGCACACCGGCCGCTCCTCCAACTCCCTCGTAACGGAAGGTGCCATCCCCGTCTCTGCCTCAGTCGATCCGGAGTACTGGCTTGATCCCGCACCCACCGTCTCGACCGCCAACGGATGGGTCACGCACTCCCCGCATCGCGCCTTGGAAGTCCCTGAGATCAAGGCCATCGTAGAGGACTATCGCAAAGCCGCCGAGCGTGCAAAAGCCGCAGGCTTCGATGGCGTGGAACTGCACGGTGCCAACGGCTATCTCCCGGACCAGTTCCTCCAGGACGTCAGCAACAAGCGCACGGATGAATACGGCGGATCGTTCGAAAACCGCAGCCGGCTCCTCTTGGAGATCGTTGAAGCCATGATCTCCGTCTGGGGACCCAACCGCGCCGCCGTTCGCATCGGCCCCGGTGGAACCTGGAATCACATGTCGGACAGCAATCCCACCGCGCTCTTCGCCTATCTCGCAGAGCAACTCAACCGCTTCGACCTCGCCTACCTCCACATCATCGAGCCGCGAGTCAAAGGCAACATCGTCGTCGACGAAGGTCAGGAGCCCATCGCCTCTCAGCAATTGAGAAAGATCTTCAAAGGAAAGATCATTGCGGCAGGGGGCTTCGAACCCGAGACTGCCGAAGCCATCGTCGAGAGCGGCGATGCCGACCTCGTCGCGTTCGGACGCCACTTCGTCTCAAACCCTGATCTGCCAAAACGCATCGCCAACCATCTGCCGCTAAACGACTACGACCGCAGCACCTTCTACACCTTTGAAGCCAAGGGCTACACCGACTACCCTTTCTACGAAAAGGCAGCAAAGTAG
- a CDS encoding VOC family protein yields MTPTPSPRTDAGIHPTHRLPPSTHVGKVRLAVSNLERSVAFYRDVIGLTLLPSLESASKIARLGVPGSPAALLELEHIPGVQPIGRRTRLGLYHTAFLLPTRAALGSFVQHLIASNTPYGAGDHLYSEAIYLADPDGLSVEVYADRAHSAWIYEGSELVSATNSVDFRSLLAATDAPWKGAPSGTTIGHVHLYIADLDQASSFYHAALGMDIMTWRYPGALFVSAGGYHHHVGLNVWAAGSPVASAYDARLLFWELILPSEQELELAAKRLTEAGFPSETSEEETPSHIDSCGIRLRLKASA; encoded by the coding sequence ATGACACCAACCCCCTCCCCCAGAACCGACGCCGGCATCCATCCCACCCATCGCCTGCCCCCCTCAACCCACGTAGGCAAGGTCAGGCTCGCCGTCTCCAACCTCGAGCGTTCCGTAGCCTTCTATCGCGACGTCATCGGCCTCACACTCCTGCCTTCGCTCGAATCGGCCTCGAAGATAGCCCGCCTCGGCGTGCCCGGCAGTCCCGCCGCACTCCTCGAACTGGAGCACATCCCCGGGGTCCAGCCCATCGGCCGCAGAACCCGCCTCGGCTTGTACCACACCGCCTTCCTGCTCCCCACCCGGGCGGCACTCGGCAGCTTCGTCCAGCACCTGATCGCCTCGAACACCCCCTACGGTGCCGGAGACCATCTCTACAGTGAGGCCATCTACCTCGCCGACCCCGACGGCCTTTCCGTGGAGGTCTACGCAGACCGCGCTCACTCCGCGTGGATCTATGAAGGCTCAGAACTCGTCAGCGCAACCAACTCCGTAGATTTTCGCAGTCTGCTCGCAGCCACAGACGCTCCCTGGAAAGGCGCGCCCTCCGGCACAACCATCGGCCACGTCCACCTATACATTGCTGATCTTGATCAGGCCTCCAGCTTTTACCACGCAGCCCTCGGCATGGACATCATGACCTGGCGATACCCCGGCGCACTCTTCGTCTCAGCAGGCGGTTATCACCATCACGTCGGCCTCAACGTCTGGGCCGCGGGCTCACCCGTCGCCAGCGCTTACGACGCCCGTCTTCTCTTCTGGGAACTCATCCTGCCCTCCGAACAGGAACTCGAGCTCGCCGCCAAACGGCTCACTGAGGCAGGTTTCCCTTCGGAGACGAGTGAAGAGGAAACGCCGTCGCATATCGATTCGTGTGGTATCCGTCTTCGCCTCAAAGCCTCCGCGTAA
- a CDS encoding TetR/AcrR family transcriptional regulator, whose translation MSETISGVKRRGSGRPPARELEAHKEAILDAATATFLEHGYSKASTAEIARRAGASKQTIYSLYPSKAELFAALMQRRSARLIDPLASQVLRDDAPVEEVLRRFAFQVVRLLLTEVSQRLHRIIISEAKSFPELVGAFWANGPGWGRETLKVYLDAQVAGGVLEVGNTRYAANQFIGSLADVIVMHSMLMLPTPLEGEKAIGDWVEMGVSAFLRAYRKMGD comes from the coding sequence GTGAGTGAAACGATTTCAGGAGTGAAGCGGCGCGGGTCGGGGCGGCCCCCGGCCCGGGAGCTTGAGGCGCATAAGGAAGCGATCCTGGACGCGGCTACGGCGACGTTTCTGGAGCATGGCTACTCGAAGGCGAGTACCGCGGAGATTGCGCGGCGGGCGGGTGCGTCCAAGCAGACGATCTACTCGCTGTATCCGAGCAAGGCGGAGCTGTTTGCGGCGCTGATGCAGCGGCGGTCGGCCAGGCTGATCGATCCGCTTGCGTCCCAGGTTCTGCGCGACGATGCTCCGGTGGAGGAGGTTCTTCGGCGGTTTGCCTTCCAGGTGGTCCGTCTGCTGCTGACGGAGGTCTCGCAGAGACTGCACCGGATCATCATCTCCGAGGCGAAGTCATTTCCTGAGCTGGTGGGGGCGTTTTGGGCGAATGGGCCGGGGTGGGGGAGGGAGACGCTGAAGGTGTACCTGGATGCTCAGGTGGCGGGGGGTGTGTTGGAGGTTGGGAATACCCGGTATGCAGCGAACCAGTTCATTGGCTCGCTGGCGGACGTGATTGTGATGCATTCCATGCTGATGCTGCCGACCCCGCTGGAGGGGGAGAAGGCGATTGGGGATTGGGTTGAGATGGGGGTGAGCGCGTTTCTGCGGGCTTACCGGAAGATGGGTGATTAG
- a CDS encoding glycosyltransferase family protein codes for MATKPALAAEGRFSVQTTCRTTYDAWTMTTSDATDGTKRRYLLLTIAALLAGLLLRLWFIHRFAQVANDTLLYGDFARNTLQHGIYGFSQTLNGHPAPPRPTLIRLPGYPAFLALCFLVFGYDHYLPVLILQTLIDLATCCLIAALAHRLVSRRAGLIALWLGCLCPFTANFVAIPLTETLTLFTIALAFYALHRWQSYIFGQFSPIKKGVVILSEAQNLSILSGAPHAVTETQSPYRPFNPWLYLLAATLAYSILLRPEQGILAAAIIPAILYITWRTQPTSKFTLRTLRPAVIASLLTILPLIPWTIRNERTFHVFEPLAPRFATDPGELITLGFQRWYRTWAIDFASTETTYWNLGSDTLQIADLPNRAFDNNTQYATTEALYAEYNLTTTPTKSLDDRFATLAATRVRSNPIRFYLALPIARLINMAFRPRIDFLPLPLEWWKFRLHPRSTLFSYAYGALNLAYFALAAAAFTRRRTLFPNWPIPAPILWSMAGMILLRAALLLTIDNSEPRYTLEFFPILILLAASFTSAAHDRPRA; via the coding sequence ATGGCAACGAAACCGGCCTTAGCCGCTGAGGGAAGGTTCTCCGTCCAAACCACCTGCCGCACCACGTATGATGCATGGACGATGACCACCTCGGACGCAACCGACGGCACAAAACGCCGCTATCTCCTCCTAACCATCGCCGCCCTCCTCGCCGGCCTGCTCCTCCGTCTCTGGTTCATCCATCGCTTCGCCCAGGTCGCCAACGACACCCTCCTCTACGGCGACTTCGCCCGCAACACCCTCCAGCACGGCATCTACGGCTTCTCCCAGACCCTCAACGGTCACCCCGCCCCACCTCGCCCCACTCTCATCCGCCTCCCCGGCTACCCCGCCTTCCTCGCCCTCTGCTTCCTCGTCTTCGGTTACGACCACTATCTCCCCGTCCTCATCCTCCAGACCCTTATCGACCTCGCGACCTGCTGCCTCATCGCCGCCCTGGCACACCGCCTCGTGAGCCGTCGCGCCGGCCTCATCGCCCTGTGGCTAGGCTGCCTCTGCCCCTTCACCGCCAACTTCGTAGCCATCCCCCTCACCGAAACCCTCACCCTCTTCACCATCGCCCTCGCCTTCTACGCCCTCCACCGCTGGCAAAGCTACATCTTTGGTCAATTCAGTCCAATAAAAAAAGGTGTCGTCATTCTGAGCGAAGCTCAGAACCTCAGTATTTTGTCGGGAGCGCCCCACGCGGTAACGGAGACCCAAAGCCCTTACCGCCCCTTTAACCCCTGGCTCTACCTCCTGGCCGCCACCCTCGCCTACTCCATCCTCCTCCGCCCGGAGCAAGGCATCCTCGCCGCCGCCATCATCCCCGCCATCCTCTACATCACCTGGCGCACTCAACCCACGAGCAAGTTCACCCTCCGCACCCTGCGCCCGGCAGTCATAGCCTCCCTCCTCACCATCCTCCCCCTCATCCCCTGGACCATCCGCAACGAGCGCACCTTCCACGTCTTCGAGCCACTCGCCCCCCGCTTCGCCACTGACCCCGGCGAACTCATCACCCTCGGCTTCCAGCGCTGGTACCGCACTTGGGCCATCGACTTCGCCTCCACCGAAACCACCTACTGGAACCTCGGCAGCGACACCCTCCAGATCGCCGACCTCCCCAACCGCGCCTTCGACAACAACACCCAGTACGCCACCACCGAAGCCCTCTACGCCGAGTACAACCTCACCACCACCCCCACCAAATCCCTCGACGATCGCTTCGCCACCCTCGCCGCAACCCGCGTCCGGTCCAACCCCATCCGCTTCTACCTCGCCCTCCCCATCGCCCGCCTTATCAATATGGCCTTCCGCCCCCGCATCGACTTCCTCCCCCTGCCGCTCGAATGGTGGAAGTTCCGCCTGCACCCCAGGAGCACCCTCTTCTCCTACGCCTACGGAGCCCTGAACCTCGCCTACTTCGCCCTCGCCGCCGCAGCCTTCACCCGCCGCCGCACCCTGTTCCCCAACTGGCCCATCCCCGCCCCCATCCTCTGGTCCATGGCCGGCATGATCCTCCTCCGCGCCGCCCTGCTCCTCACCATCGACAACTCAGAGCCCCGTTACACGCTCGAATTCTTCCCCATCCTGATCCTCCTCGCAGCCTCATTTACGAGTGCGGCCCATGATCGGCCCAGAGCCTGA
- a CDS encoding polysaccharide deacetylase family protein → MDKPVFYDPQRKRWKRLRRIFDVLAAFGLFLGIIFVFGLWRMKPLPELRLTPQTRNYHALVTPPKATLKPKSAHRKTTLKPSEIPLNSGEGLRAAYYVDDDAASYSSLKEHIRQIDLLFPQWLHVISPDGGLTAYTAGDNRPFAVVDKNGAHGVDQENKVARAIQLNHADMEVFPLVDNYDSVKQAYFPGLEDFLQDADARNNFVHQVDVFLAANSGYRGLTLDFEDVTPLGQPGFKALIAALYADFQAKKLKLYLNTPIENPDFDLAYMAAHSDGLLLMDYDEHQSTTEPGPVASQDWFTDNLARVMKTVPKDKIIVAVGSYGYDWTTTMPAEGAAAKKGRRATAAAPLKVVSASTIKTQDAWQGASDAGAEVELDGDSLNPHFAYDDDDAHLQHQVWFLDAVTVLNEMRAVRSFGLQTFALWRLGSEDNSLWKIWDTPTRVDPLKVLTTVDPGYSVDTEGDGDILRVIRKPQSGTRALTLDDDDQVPVPLKMVTKEQMVSYPLPYTLQQYGYQAKKVAITFDDGPDAEWTPKILDVLKKYGVKGTFFMIGEVAQDNVGVMQRVYREGHEIGNHTFTHPDISEISNTSVDLQLKLTERLFGSKLGVQPLYFRPPYSIDQEPDTNDQAAPVDRIQGLGYVTIGNKIDTNDWDEHPRKSPQEITDSVLQQLADMEAHPDRRGSIILMHDGGGDRSATVAALPMLIQALRAHGYQIVPVSELMGRTRVEVMPALTSKQRWQARADSVTFFFFSFFNHLVIYVFYLGDILMSARLIIIGVFATIDRFRKRKNYATADYCPKVAVLIPAYNEEKVIARTIRSVMMSNYKNLRIVVIDDGSSDKTYQTAIDAYPADIASGRLEVITKPNGGKADALNFALENIDEEIYVGIDADGVIAHDAITNLVPHFANPKIGAVAGNAKVGNRVNLWTRWQALEYITSQNFERRALDLFDVVMVVPGAIGAWRTAAVKKGGGYHSNTVAEDADLTMNLLEQGYSVIYEDRTLAFTEAPVNANGLMRQRFRWSFGILQAVFKHRGAIAKHRAMGLFALPNIVIFQIMLPLVSPLIDFMFVAGVIHYFIDKHFHPDTTSTGNIYKLLTFFLAFLVIDFAASALAFLLERKHPASKGDGWLLFHIWIQRFSYRQVFSLVLLKTIKRAIDGKSFSWDKLERTATMSKATDKIVQ, encoded by the coding sequence ATGGATAAACCGGTATTTTATGATCCGCAACGGAAGCGGTGGAAGCGCCTGCGTCGCATCTTCGATGTGCTGGCAGCGTTTGGGCTGTTTTTAGGGATCATCTTTGTCTTCGGTTTATGGCGGATGAAGCCTTTGCCGGAGCTTCGGCTGACGCCGCAGACGCGGAACTATCATGCGCTGGTGACGCCGCCCAAGGCGACGTTGAAGCCGAAGTCTGCCCATCGCAAGACGACGTTGAAGCCGTCCGAGATTCCGCTGAACTCGGGTGAAGGGCTGCGTGCGGCTTATTATGTGGACGATGATGCGGCGAGCTACTCGTCTTTGAAGGAACACATCCGGCAGATCGATCTGCTGTTTCCACAGTGGCTGCATGTGATCTCACCGGATGGTGGGCTGACGGCTTATACGGCTGGGGATAATCGACCGTTTGCGGTGGTGGACAAGAATGGCGCGCATGGGGTGGACCAGGAGAACAAGGTCGCACGCGCGATTCAGTTGAACCACGCAGATATGGAAGTGTTTCCGCTGGTGGATAACTACGACTCCGTGAAGCAGGCTTACTTTCCGGGGCTCGAGGACTTTCTACAGGATGCGGATGCGCGGAACAACTTCGTCCACCAGGTAGATGTGTTTCTGGCGGCGAACTCTGGCTATCGCGGACTGACGCTGGACTTTGAGGATGTGACTCCGTTGGGTCAGCCGGGGTTCAAGGCGCTGATTGCGGCTTTGTATGCGGATTTTCAAGCAAAGAAGCTGAAGCTTTATTTGAATACGCCGATCGAGAATCCGGACTTCGACCTGGCATATATGGCGGCGCACTCCGACGGTCTGCTGCTGATGGACTATGACGAGCACCAGTCGACGACGGAGCCGGGACCGGTGGCGAGCCAGGACTGGTTTACGGATAACCTGGCGCGCGTGATGAAGACGGTGCCGAAGGACAAGATCATCGTCGCGGTGGGCAGTTATGGGTATGACTGGACGACGACGATGCCTGCGGAGGGAGCAGCCGCGAAGAAGGGCAGGAGGGCAACTGCCGCAGCGCCGCTGAAGGTGGTTTCCGCGTCAACGATCAAGACGCAGGATGCTTGGCAGGGAGCCTCTGACGCTGGTGCCGAGGTGGAGTTGGATGGGGACTCGCTGAATCCGCACTTTGCGTATGACGACGACGATGCTCATCTTCAGCACCAGGTCTGGTTTCTGGATGCGGTGACGGTGCTGAATGAGATGCGGGCGGTGCGGTCGTTTGGGCTGCAGACGTTTGCGCTGTGGCGGCTTGGGAGCGAGGACAACTCGCTGTGGAAGATATGGGATACGCCGACGCGGGTTGATCCGTTGAAGGTGTTGACGACGGTCGATCCGGGATACTCCGTGGACACGGAGGGCGATGGGGATATTCTGCGGGTGATCAGGAAGCCGCAGTCCGGGACGCGGGCGTTGACGCTGGACGACGACGACCAGGTGCCGGTGCCTCTGAAGATGGTGACCAAGGAGCAGATGGTCAGCTATCCGCTGCCGTATACGCTGCAGCAGTATGGGTACCAGGCGAAGAAGGTTGCGATCACGTTCGACGATGGACCGGATGCGGAGTGGACGCCGAAGATCCTGGACGTGCTGAAGAAGTACGGGGTAAAGGGCACGTTCTTCATGATCGGCGAGGTGGCGCAGGACAACGTGGGGGTGATGCAGCGGGTTTACCGCGAAGGTCATGAGATTGGGAACCACACGTTTACGCACCCGGATATCAGCGAAATCTCGAACACGTCTGTCGATCTGCAGTTGAAGCTGACGGAGAGGTTGTTCGGATCGAAGCTGGGGGTGCAGCCGCTTTATTTCCGGCCGCCTTACTCGATCGATCAGGAGCCGGATACGAACGACCAGGCTGCGCCGGTGGATCGTATCCAGGGGCTGGGGTATGTGACGATCGGCAACAAGATCGATACGAACGACTGGGATGAGCATCCGCGGAAGTCGCCGCAGGAGATTACGGACTCCGTGCTGCAGCAACTGGCGGATATGGAGGCTCATCCGGATCGGCGTGGGTCGATCATTTTGATGCATGATGGCGGCGGCGACCGGTCTGCCACGGTGGCTGCGCTGCCGATGCTGATCCAAGCGTTACGTGCTCATGGGTATCAGATTGTGCCGGTGTCCGAGTTGATGGGACGGACGCGGGTGGAGGTGATGCCCGCGTTGACATCGAAGCAGAGATGGCAGGCGCGTGCGGACTCCGTGACGTTCTTCTTCTTCAGCTTCTTCAATCACCTTGTCATTTATGTCTTCTATCTCGGCGACATTCTGATGAGTGCGCGGCTGATCATCATTGGGGTGTTTGCGACGATCGACCGTTTCCGGAAGCGGAAGAACTATGCGACTGCGGACTACTGCCCGAAGGTTGCGGTGCTGATTCCGGCTTATAACGAGGAGAAGGTGATCGCGCGGACGATCCGGTCTGTGATGATGTCGAACTACAAGAATCTGCGGATCGTGGTGATCGATGATGGATCGAGCGACAAGACGTATCAGACGGCGATCGATGCTTATCCGGCGGATATTGCTTCAGGACGGTTGGAGGTCATCACCAAGCCGAACGGAGGCAAGGCGGATGCGCTGAACTTTGCGCTGGAGAATATCGATGAAGAGATCTATGTGGGGATCGATGCGGATGGCGTGATTGCGCATGATGCGATCACGAACCTGGTGCCGCATTTTGCGAATCCGAAGATTGGCGCGGTGGCGGGGAATGCGAAGGTTGGGAACCGGGTGAATCTTTGGACCCGGTGGCAGGCGCTGGAGTACATCACGAGCCAGAACTTCGAGCGTCGGGCGCTGGATCTTTTCGACGTGGTGATGGTGGTGCCGGGGGCGATTGGGGCGTGGCGGACGGCTGCTGTGAAGAAGGGTGGCGGATACCACTCGAACACGGTGGCCGAGGATGCCGACCTGACGATGAACCTGCTGGAGCAGGGGTACAGTGTGATCTATGAGGATCGGACGCTGGCGTTTACGGAGGCTCCGGTGAACGCGAACGGGCTGATGCGGCAGAGGTTCCGGTGGTCGTTTGGGATACTGCAGGCGGTGTTCAAGCATCGTGGGGCGATTGCGAAGCATCGGGCGATGGGGCTGTTTGCGCTGCCGAATATCGTGATCTTCCAGATCATGCTGCCGCTGGTTTCGCCGCTGATCGACTTCATGTTTGTGGCTGGGGTGATTCACTACTTCATCGACAAACACTTTCATCCGGATACGACGTCGACGGGGAATATTTATAAGCTGCTGACGTTCTTCCTGGCGTTCCTGGTGATCGACTTTGCGGCTTCCGCGCTGGCGTTCCTGCTGGAGAGGAAGCATCCGGCAAGCAAGGGCGATGGGTGGCTGCTGTTCCATATCTGGATTCAGCGGTTCTCTTACAGGCAGGTGTTCTCGCTGGTGCTGCTGAAGACGATCAAGCGGGCGATCGATGGGAAGTCGTTCAGTTGGGACAAGCTGGAGCGGACGGCAACGATGTCGAAGGCTACAGACAAGATCGTGCAGTAG
- the pruA gene encoding L-glutamate gamma-semialdehyde dehydrogenase → MNTAASAPSLASLSTFVNEPFLDFADADVKRSMEAALAEVKGELGREYDLVIGGQRLRTAEKITSINPARPAQVVGVHQMAEAEHAEPAVKAALKAFETWSRLPVAERVELLLKVSKIISERKYQLCAWLTFEVGKNWAEADADVAECIDFMEFYAREALRLDGSTTPIQFPGEKNVLKYVPLGVGAVIPPWNFPFAIMAGMTAAAIVTGNTVVLKPSVDATTIAAVFFGILEEAGLPAGVVNFCPGAGPGFGSTVVAHPQTRFVAFTGSKKVGLEIHESAAKTQPGQRFIKRTILEMGGKDAIIVDGDCDIDMAVDGVLASAFGFSGQKCSACSRAIVDAEIYDVFCDRLVEKVEKIKQGDPAENFYAGPVISPLAYKRVLDYIEIGKGEGRLLTGGEAVANEGGYYVAPTVFADVLPTARIALEEIFGPVLAVIKYESFDEALEIANNTEYGLTGAIYSGSREKLERAREEFHVGNLYLNRKCTGAMVGAHPFGGFNMSGTDSKAGGPDYLLLFTQGKSVAEKVGHVSPAADLQEEGMGL, encoded by the coding sequence ATGAATACTGCTGCTTCCGCTCCTTCGCTCGCCTCTCTTTCGACTTTTGTGAATGAACCGTTTCTGGACTTTGCGGACGCTGATGTGAAGCGGTCGATGGAGGCTGCGCTTGCCGAGGTGAAGGGCGAGCTGGGGCGTGAGTACGATCTGGTGATCGGCGGACAGAGGCTGCGGACGGCGGAGAAGATTACGTCGATCAATCCGGCTCGGCCGGCGCAGGTTGTGGGCGTACACCAGATGGCGGAGGCGGAACATGCGGAACCGGCGGTGAAGGCTGCGCTGAAGGCTTTCGAGACTTGGAGCCGGCTGCCGGTGGCGGAGCGGGTGGAGCTGCTGCTAAAGGTATCGAAGATAATCTCTGAGCGGAAGTATCAGCTTTGCGCGTGGTTGACGTTCGAGGTGGGGAAGAACTGGGCTGAGGCGGATGCGGATGTGGCGGAGTGCATCGACTTCATGGAGTTCTATGCGCGTGAGGCGCTGCGGCTGGATGGATCGACGACGCCGATCCAGTTTCCGGGTGAGAAGAATGTGCTGAAGTATGTGCCGCTGGGGGTGGGTGCGGTGATTCCGCCCTGGAACTTTCCGTTTGCGATCATGGCGGGGATGACGGCGGCGGCGATCGTGACGGGGAATACGGTGGTGCTGAAGCCTTCCGTGGATGCTACGACGATTGCGGCGGTGTTCTTTGGGATTCTGGAAGAGGCCGGGCTGCCGGCGGGTGTGGTGAATTTTTGTCCGGGGGCTGGGCCGGGATTTGGGTCGACCGTGGTGGCGCACCCGCAGACGCGGTTTGTTGCGTTTACGGGGTCGAAGAAGGTTGGGCTGGAGATTCACGAGAGCGCGGCGAAGACGCAGCCGGGGCAGCGGTTCATCAAGCGGACGATCCTGGAGATGGGCGGCAAGGACGCGATCATCGTGGATGGGGATTGCGATATCGATATGGCCGTGGATGGGGTTTTGGCGAGTGCGTTTGGGTTTAGCGGGCAGAAGTGCTCGGCTTGCTCACGGGCGATTGTGGATGCGGAGATCTATGACGTGTTCTGCGACCGGCTGGTGGAGAAGGTGGAGAAGATCAAGCAGGGCGATCCGGCAGAGAACTTCTATGCGGGGCCGGTGATCAGCCCGTTGGCTTATAAGCGGGTGCTGGACTACATCGAGATTGGCAAAGGTGAGGGGCGTCTGCTGACTGGGGGCGAGGCCGTCGCGAACGAAGGCGGGTATTATGTTGCGCCTACGGTGTTTGCGGATGTGCTGCCTACAGCTCGGATTGCGCTGGAGGAGATCTTTGGGCCGGTGCTGGCGGTGATCAAGTACGAGAGCTTCGATGAGGCGCTGGAGATCGCGAACAATACAGAGTATGGATTGACCGGGGCGATCTATTCGGGGTCACGGGAGAAGCTGGAACGGGCTCGCGAGGAGTTCCACGTGGGGAACCTGTATCTGAACCGGAAGTGCACGGGGGCGATGGTTGGAGCGCATCCGTTTGGCGGCTTTAATATGAGCGGCACGGACTCGAAGGCGGGTGGGCCGGATTATCTGTTGCTGTTTACGCAGGGTAAGTCGGTTGCGGAGAAGGTTGGGCATGTGAGCCCAGCGGCGGATTTGCAGGAAGAGGGGATGGGGCTTTAG
- a CDS encoding response regulator transcription factor, with protein MNRLILADDQVIFRAGAARVLSQEEDMRIVAQCEDAARLTSVIASFRASIVIFSSGLALDLPILLASIQEAGSRAILIADKDHHLPEAVYAQLGGIISRSVTGPQLIEAVRRVAKGQRSIERSAVSTMPSHDAVGARVRDRLTPKELQIVALIVQGCKNKDIATQLNTKEQVIKNYLRSIYDKTGVSDRLELALFTLHHRLLAEAAAKAGTLIQMKSA; from the coding sequence ATGAATCGACTCATCCTCGCCGACGACCAGGTCATCTTCCGTGCCGGAGCCGCACGCGTCCTCTCCCAGGAGGAGGACATGCGCATCGTCGCCCAGTGTGAAGACGCCGCACGCCTCACCTCGGTCATCGCCAGCTTCCGCGCCTCCATCGTCATCTTCTCGTCAGGCCTCGCCCTCGACCTCCCCATCCTCCTCGCCTCCATCCAGGAGGCCGGAAGCCGCGCCATCCTGATCGCGGACAAAGACCACCACCTCCCGGAGGCTGTCTACGCCCAGTTAGGCGGCATCATCTCCCGCAGCGTCACCGGACCGCAGCTCATCGAAGCCGTCCGCCGTGTCGCCAAGGGCCAGCGCTCCATCGAGCGCTCAGCCGTCTCCACCATGCCCAGCCACGACGCCGTGGGAGCCCGCGTCCGCGACCGCCTCACCCCAAAAGAACTCCAGATCGTCGCCCTCATCGTCCAGGGCTGCAAGAACAAGGACATAGCCACCCAGCTCAACACCAAAGAGCAGGTCATCAAGAACTATCTCCGCAGCATCTACGACAAGACCGGCGTCTCAGACCGCCTGGAGCTGGCCCTCTTCACCCTCCACCATCGCCTGCTGGCCGAAGCCGCGGCCAAAGCCGGAACCCTCATCCAGATGAAATCCGCCTAG